A single Xiphias gladius isolate SHS-SW01 ecotype Sanya breed wild chromosome 22, ASM1685928v1, whole genome shotgun sequence DNA region contains:
- the nr1d2a gene encoding nuclear receptor subfamily 1 group D member 2a isoform X1 has product MPEDVGTAKPGGVIAYISSGSASSPESCMGSSPSSGYLSTSPTLSRPLLPSRAVGMVVDIAPPAKSGHPRGHGTEKAGRSSTSAKSSITKINGMVLLCKVCGDVASGFHYGVHACEGCKGFFRRSIQQNIQYKKCLKMENCTIMRINRNRCQQCRFKKCLAVGMSRDAVRFGRIPKREKQRMLLEMQNAMNNMMSNNSQLHSILHGHQSPPLPMEAMASDASSSPSSSSCSASDSPSCSSPSSPQCPQDSESVVSMDTNSSSASSCASDSGEDEAIVATSRQHQDALAFGQQPSPVTVALETRCDTRLEEHQESWNCWNNNAVAGGCQRSLYSNSQHVTNTGYREERGVYHQQQPQPQLSSSPGCEPSEDSQRQHEFNTQTASSGFNGPTSCVNSRAHLVCPMNTSPYVDPHKPSQEIWEEFSMSFTPAVREVVEFAKRIPGFRDLPEHDQVSLLKAGTFEVLMVRFASLFNVVERTVTFLSGKRYSLDTLRSLGAGELLNSMCEFSEKLAALRLDADEMSLFTAVVLVSADRSGIQDLNSVEALQDKLIRALRNLVMQNHDDEAATTFTKLLLKLPELRSLNNMHSEELLSFKVHP; this is encoded by the exons ATGCCCGAGGACGTTGGGACGGCCAAACCCG GAGGCGTGATTGCCTATATCTCCTCTGGCTCCGCCTCCAGCCCAGAGTCCTGTATGGGCAGCAGCCCCAGCAGCGGCTACCTGTCGACATCACCCACTCTGTCCCGCCCCTTGCTGCCCAGCAGGGCTGTGGGCATGGTGGTGGACATCGCTCCGCCGGCCAAGAGCGGGCACCCGCGCGGCCACGGCACGGAGAAGGCCGGGCGATCCTCCACGTCTGCCAAGAGCAGCATCACCA AAATCAACGGCATGGTGCTGTTGTGCAAGGTGTGCGGCGATGTGGCCTCGGGCTTCCACTATGGCGTGCACGCTTGTGAGGGCTGCAAG ggttttttcAGGAGAAGCATCCAGCAGAATATCCAGTACAAGAAGTGTCTTAAGATGGAGAACTGCACCATCATGCGGATCAACAGGAACCGCTGCCAGCAGTGTCGGTTCAAGAAGTGTCTGGCTGTCGGCATGTCCCGAGATG CTGTCCGGTTTGGCCGCATCCCAAAGAGGGAAAAGCAGAGGATGCTGCTAGAGATGCAGAACGCCATGAACAACATGATGAGCAACAACAGCCAGCTGCACAGCATCCTGCACGGCCACCAGAGCCCCCCGCTGCCCATGGAGGCCATGGCCAGCGATGCCAGCTCCTcgccctcctcttcctcctgctctgctTCCGATTCCCCGTCATGCTCCAGCCCCTCCTCGCCGCAGTGCCCCCAGGACTCAGAGTCGGTGGTTTCCATGGACACCAACTCCAGCTCCGCCTCGTCCTGCGCATCGGACAGCGGCGAGGACGAGGCCATCGTCGCCACGAGCAGGCAGCACCAAGACGCCCTCGCGTTCGGCCAGCAGCCCTCGCCGGTCACAGTCGCCCTGGAGACCAGGTGTGACACCCGCCTGGAGGAGCATCAGGAGAGCTGGAACTGCTGGAACAACAATGCAGTTGCGGGAGGCTGCCAGCGCAGTCTCTACAGCAACAGCCAACACGTCACCAACACTGGTTatagggaggagaggggagtctaccaccagcagcagccgcagccgcagcTCAGCAGCTCCCCTGGCTGTGAACCATCAGAAGACAGCCAAAGACAGCATGAATTTAACACACAAACTGCCTCAAGTGGTTTCAATGGACCAACCAGCTGTGTGAATAGTAGAGCACACTTG GTCTGTCCGATGAACACCTCGCCCTACGTGGACCCCCACAAGCCAAGCCAGGAGATCTGGGAGGAGTTCTCCATGAGCTTCACGCCCGCCGTGCGGGAGGTGGTCGAGTTCGCCAAGAGGATCCCGGGCTTCCGCGACCTCCCCGAGCACGACCAAGTCAGCCTCCTGAAAGCCGGAACGTTCGAG GTGCTGATGGTCCGGTTCGCCTCTCTGTTCAACGTGGTGGAGCGGACGGTGACCTTCCTGAGTGGCAAGCGCTACAGCCTCGACACGCTGCGCTCGCTGGGCGCCGGCGAGCTGCTCAACTCCATGTGCGAGTTCAGCGAGAAGCTGGCGGCGCTGCGGCTCGACGCCGATGAAATGAGCCTCTTCACTGCCGTGGTGCTCGTCTCAGCCG ATCGCTCAGGGATCCAGGACCTGAACTCGGTGGAGGCCCTGCAGGACAAACTGATCCGGGCGCTGCGAAACCTGGTTATGCAGAACCACGACGACGAGGCCGCCACCACCTTCACCAAGCTGCTGCTCAAGCTTCCCGAGCTGCGTTCCCTCAACAACATGCACTCGGAGGAACTGCTGTCCTTCAAAGTGCACCCCTGA
- the nr1d2a gene encoding nuclear receptor subfamily 1 group D member 2a isoform X2: MGSSPSSGYLSTSPTLSRPLLPSRAVGMVVDIAPPAKSGHPRGHGTEKAGRSSTSAKSSITKINGMVLLCKVCGDVASGFHYGVHACEGCKGFFRRSIQQNIQYKKCLKMENCTIMRINRNRCQQCRFKKCLAVGMSRDAVRFGRIPKREKQRMLLEMQNAMNNMMSNNSQLHSILHGHQSPPLPMEAMASDASSSPSSSSCSASDSPSCSSPSSPQCPQDSESVVSMDTNSSSASSCASDSGEDEAIVATSRQHQDALAFGQQPSPVTVALETRCDTRLEEHQESWNCWNNNAVAGGCQRSLYSNSQHVTNTGYREERGVYHQQQPQPQLSSSPGCEPSEDSQRQHEFNTQTASSGFNGPTSCVNSRAHLVCPMNTSPYVDPHKPSQEIWEEFSMSFTPAVREVVEFAKRIPGFRDLPEHDQVSLLKAGTFEVLMVRFASLFNVVERTVTFLSGKRYSLDTLRSLGAGELLNSMCEFSEKLAALRLDADEMSLFTAVVLVSADRSGIQDLNSVEALQDKLIRALRNLVMQNHDDEAATTFTKLLLKLPELRSLNNMHSEELLSFKVHP, translated from the exons ATGGGCAGCAGCCCCAGCAGCGGCTACCTGTCGACATCACCCACTCTGTCCCGCCCCTTGCTGCCCAGCAGGGCTGTGGGCATGGTGGTGGACATCGCTCCGCCGGCCAAGAGCGGGCACCCGCGCGGCCACGGCACGGAGAAGGCCGGGCGATCCTCCACGTCTGCCAAGAGCAGCATCACCA AAATCAACGGCATGGTGCTGTTGTGCAAGGTGTGCGGCGATGTGGCCTCGGGCTTCCACTATGGCGTGCACGCTTGTGAGGGCTGCAAG ggttttttcAGGAGAAGCATCCAGCAGAATATCCAGTACAAGAAGTGTCTTAAGATGGAGAACTGCACCATCATGCGGATCAACAGGAACCGCTGCCAGCAGTGTCGGTTCAAGAAGTGTCTGGCTGTCGGCATGTCCCGAGATG CTGTCCGGTTTGGCCGCATCCCAAAGAGGGAAAAGCAGAGGATGCTGCTAGAGATGCAGAACGCCATGAACAACATGATGAGCAACAACAGCCAGCTGCACAGCATCCTGCACGGCCACCAGAGCCCCCCGCTGCCCATGGAGGCCATGGCCAGCGATGCCAGCTCCTcgccctcctcttcctcctgctctgctTCCGATTCCCCGTCATGCTCCAGCCCCTCCTCGCCGCAGTGCCCCCAGGACTCAGAGTCGGTGGTTTCCATGGACACCAACTCCAGCTCCGCCTCGTCCTGCGCATCGGACAGCGGCGAGGACGAGGCCATCGTCGCCACGAGCAGGCAGCACCAAGACGCCCTCGCGTTCGGCCAGCAGCCCTCGCCGGTCACAGTCGCCCTGGAGACCAGGTGTGACACCCGCCTGGAGGAGCATCAGGAGAGCTGGAACTGCTGGAACAACAATGCAGTTGCGGGAGGCTGCCAGCGCAGTCTCTACAGCAACAGCCAACACGTCACCAACACTGGTTatagggaggagaggggagtctaccaccagcagcagccgcagccgcagcTCAGCAGCTCCCCTGGCTGTGAACCATCAGAAGACAGCCAAAGACAGCATGAATTTAACACACAAACTGCCTCAAGTGGTTTCAATGGACCAACCAGCTGTGTGAATAGTAGAGCACACTTG GTCTGTCCGATGAACACCTCGCCCTACGTGGACCCCCACAAGCCAAGCCAGGAGATCTGGGAGGAGTTCTCCATGAGCTTCACGCCCGCCGTGCGGGAGGTGGTCGAGTTCGCCAAGAGGATCCCGGGCTTCCGCGACCTCCCCGAGCACGACCAAGTCAGCCTCCTGAAAGCCGGAACGTTCGAG GTGCTGATGGTCCGGTTCGCCTCTCTGTTCAACGTGGTGGAGCGGACGGTGACCTTCCTGAGTGGCAAGCGCTACAGCCTCGACACGCTGCGCTCGCTGGGCGCCGGCGAGCTGCTCAACTCCATGTGCGAGTTCAGCGAGAAGCTGGCGGCGCTGCGGCTCGACGCCGATGAAATGAGCCTCTTCACTGCCGTGGTGCTCGTCTCAGCCG ATCGCTCAGGGATCCAGGACCTGAACTCGGTGGAGGCCCTGCAGGACAAACTGATCCGGGCGCTGCGAAACCTGGTTATGCAGAACCACGACGACGAGGCCGCCACCACCTTCACCAAGCTGCTGCTCAAGCTTCCCGAGCTGCGTTCCCTCAACAACATGCACTCGGAGGAACTGCTGTCCTTCAAAGTGCACCCCTGA